Sequence from the Kribbella aluminosa genome:
TCCGGGCTCGCCCACCAGCCGGTTCAATACCTGACCGATTACGAGTGCGCGGACTTCCGACTTCGGGAGGTCGTCGTACTCCCACGGGTCGCAGCGGACTACGACCACGTTGTCGACCTCGCTGAGCCGCATCTCGATGAGCTTCAGCGCGGAGGACTTGCCGCCGCCCCAGGATGACTGGAGTGCGACCGTCACCGGGTCGAGATCCGGCGAGCACACCGCAGCAGCGACCGTGTCGACGACCGCATCGAATCCGAGCATGTCGAGTTCGGTCGGGTTGTCGTCCCACAACCGCAGCTGAATCGGGTCTACCATCCTGAGCACCTCTCTCGTACATGCATGCTCTCGCAGACCCCTGACAAACTGCGGCCACGAAACGCCCACCAACGCTCACAAACTGCTCGGCATCTGAACTCAGGCTTCTCGATGTCGTGACTGGGATAACCCTGAGTCTGCACGGCCTGCCGAGGTTGCGGAGTCCGCCGCATCCCACGCGCTCGACGAAGAGTCGACTACTCGAAGCCAGTGGTTCTGATTGTCCGACGACAACGACCCGCTGGGGTGTACACCGGCATAGTTGTTGGCTCGAGTGCCGTCCTCTCGTGAGGCTGTCGACGCGTCGTCACGCGGCCTGAAGCCGGAGACCTGCGCGATACTTAAAGCATCGGAGCTTCCGCAGTCAGGCACCGTGTGGGAGGGATGGGCCGTTCAGTGTGCCTTCGACCGCCCTCTTGTATTCGGGCCATCCTCCGTTAAGATCGCCAGCCCATTCCCACTCGTAGCGTTTGGCTCCGAATTCGGTCTGGTCGGGAGGCCTTCCGAGAGCCTCCATGAGCTGCAGGTATCTCACACTGGCGGTTGCGAGGCGAGATCTTTGTCGGTAGCCGTCGGCTTTCGGAAAGTCTGTGATCCTTAGGTTCTCCTCGTATGGCTCGCCTCCTAGTGCTGCGTAGACAGCATCGATGAGTTCGTGTGTCGGCATCGAGAAGAGTCGGACTCGTTGCAGGCTCGGTGGTGCTTTCTCTCCGATGGCGGAGGAGAGTCCGGCGAGATCTCCGCCGAACCAGTGAGTGGCGGCTGTGGCAGCGAAGCGTGCGAACTGTTTGACGGTCGGAGGCTTTCCCTTGACCGCGATGGTCCGATGGACTTCTTGGAAGACTCGGGAGAGTTCGCTGGTCCAGCGTTGTTTGAGGTATTCGTCCAGGTGGCGTCCAGCCCAGCCTCTGCGGTGACGGGTGATGATGTCGCGAAGGATCTCGAAGCCGTCGCGGCGTTCTCCGCCTCCGCTGATCCGGATCCCGACTGTTCCGTTCTCCAGTTGCAGGTGGTGCGTGTGTGTCTCGAGACTCTGCGGTTTGCCTAGATACTTCTCGGCGCCGATGAGTTCGTCGAAGAGGCCCGGATGGATCGGGGTGCCTGCCTCTGCGAGCGCGGCGAGATCTCGTTCGTGGTGCGTCCGGAGACCCTCAAGGGACGTTCGTGAATACGGGCCCTCGCAGATGTACCAGGCGGTCAGGGCGATACCGTGCCAGATTGAGACGGCCGATCCGAACGACTCGGCCATGATCTTGTGTGGATAGGGCTCGGTGACGATCGCGTTCGGCCATCGCGGGAGCGTGGTGCCTTCCCAGTACTGCGCGATATCTGTGAGGAGGCCGGGAGGCAGCAGACGTTGGTAGAGCTGGAACGAAGGGCCCTTCTGATATCCGATCATGTAGTCGGTGTCCTCGACGATGCCCCAGAGAGCATCCATCTGCGAGTTCTGTCTCGCGTGCGCGCTGTCGAATTCCGACCACCAGCGCCGCAGGACCTCCACTCTGCGGTCGACGGGAGAAACGGAGTCGCTCTGCCCGAGGAAGGCGGCGAGCATGGCGTGTGCGTCTCCGACGTCGAGTCCGTGCTCGGCCGCTGCTGCCTTAGCCTTCGAGGCGCCGCCGACGAAGAGCTTCGCGGTGGGGAGAGCGGTCGTGACCTCCTCGTTGGGGTTCGGAGGCAGCCCGAGATAGTCGAGGAACGCCATCCAGTCGCCCCCGAAGTAGGCGGCCAGGGTCAGTTGCAGGGGCTTCGTCAAGGTTTGGCGGGCTAGTGGGGTGCCGCGGATCGCTTTCTGCACGGTTCTGGCGGCGAGAGCTTGCAGCCTTTGGGCCCGGAATCGCGTGACGACTTCAACGAGATTATGGGCGGCGAGTGCGTCGAGGAACGCGGCACGGGCTTGCGCCTGACCGGCGCGGTCGAGACGGCTCCATCCTCCGCCGTAGTCCAATACGGCCAAGGCCGGTGATGGGTTGATACCGATGCGATCGAGGCTGGCAAAGACCTCTGCCCACATTGTCCGCTGGGCATCTGCGGGGTCCGGGGAAGCTGACGCACGAATGAAGATCGGCGCGAAAATCGTGTCGAAGAGCGGGATGAGGAGTGCGAGGGCTGCCAGTGCGTCCGGGCCGGCCGCCAGCCGCATGCGGGCTCGGTCTTCAGAGGCGATGCTGATGGCGTGCCAGGGGTGGTGTCGGACGTATGCCGCGAGATTTATGGATCTGCACTTGAGTGAGGTCTGCTCCGGCAGGAACCATGCCCCGCGGGATTGCTGCTCCTCCACGGTGAAGCTTCTGTCGATGAAGGCCCGCTCGCGTTGCTCGACCGCCACGATCGACAGGTGATTTCGCCGGTTTGGGTCGGGGTGCTCCCGAGCAATATCGATGATCTTATTGCCGTTCAATGCTCTTTCGAGGAGGGCCGCGGCAAGGTCGTCGACGTCGGTGAATCGGTCGGCGCCTCCGGAATTTCTCTCGGCGGCGAGAAGCCCGACCGGGGTCGTCGCGCTGATGGACGTGGCAAAGGCCGACTCAACCATGCATCCTCCGGATCACCGCGACGAAAGCTTCGAACGGCTGGGGTGTGGTCGTCGAGGCCACATAGGCGGCGTAGCCCTGAGCGAGGGCGTTTAGCTCTCTTTCTTCTCTGCGCGCTTCGACCTGGTCGGGGGTATGGAGGAACTGTTGATGGGTGCTGCCCTGTTCCTCAAGGACGACCGCGCTCGCTACTTCCACAACTGGGCTGGTTGATCCGTCGTTGTCCGATGCGCGGTCTGGGACGGGTGCGTCGCCGAAGGCGTCGTCGGTATCCGGATGGGGATCCATGTCGTTCTCGAGGCGGAGGCTCTCCAGGTGAGCGTCTAGTCCGAGTTCGCCGTGGTAGATGACATCCAGATGCTGCGCTTGCTCGCGGGCGGCCAACTCAGGGTCGTGGATCATCCTGATGCCGCGGCCGATGAACTGGTAGAACTCCCCGAAGCTGCCGTATGGGCGCATGGGGATAACCACGGTGATTGCAGGCAGGTCGTAGCCATGACCGAGCATCTTGAGCTGCACCACCGCTTGCAGAGTCCCGGACTCTGATTCGAAGCGGTTCCTTGTAGCGGCGATCTCTGTGTCACTCATCGAGTGGTGCAACGTTTTGGAGATGATGCCGTGAGCGTTGGCGATACGTGAGATCTGCTGAGCATGGTTCTGCCCAAGCGCGGCAAACAGTACGCGCGGCCGCACGGGGAACAGCGCGGTCGTTTGAGAGTCCAGGCATTCGCGGACGACCTGCATGATCTGGTGAATGGGCTGCTCGGAGGTAGCAGTGATCCGGGCGAGTTTGCGTTCGTCGTCCATGATCTCGAGGAGCGCCTGTTTGCCGATGATCTCTTCGCGGGTTCCGTCGGGCCAGGTGATCTCGTATTCGGTCTGCTCGACCTCAGGGCTGAAGCGGTGGGCACGAAGGTGCTTGGCGTGGCCGTCGGCGATCGAGTCGATGAGGCGGTATCGGTAGACGACATCCGCGGTGATGCTCGTGCCGTCCGCTCGGCTGAAACAGGCCGACATCAAGAGCCGGCGCGCGTTGGGGAAATGGTCGAACAGCTTCTGATACGAGGTCGCTGCAGCGATGTGCGCTTCGTCAACGACGATGAAGTCGATATCCTCTGGCCTGAGCGCGCCCAGCAGCCCTTGGCCGTCTCGCGTGCTGTTGAGCGAGTGGAAGTTCGTGACGATGATGTCGGACGACAGCAGCGTATCGCGGCTTACGTCCCGGATAGGGCCGTCCTCGCGGTCCAGAACCGTGGTCTTCGGAGGTCGGCATCCGGGGATAAGAGGACCGTCTCTCAACGTGTAGATCACATTCGCGGCCGAAGATTCGTCCAGTGCGGTGGCGAAGGTTCCTCGTACTACCCGGCCAGGGGTCACGATCAACGCCCTGCGCCTGCTAAATGCCAGTGCCGCGGCCACGCCTAGAACGGTCTTGCCGGCGCCGACCGACATCACGCATGCCGCGTTCACACGGCCCCGCCGATAGTAGTCGGCCAAAGCGGTCAGCGCCTCCCGTTGGCAGCCGCGTAGTGGAGTCATGTCAAATCGCTGCCGGACTTCGTCGAAATAGGATGCGTTCGACGGCGCCTGCGGGGGCGGCGGTGTGGCGAGCAAGAGGGGGTTGGCGTACATGTCATTTGGGACCGGCACGATCGGGTCCGCGATCAGGTGAGCGGCGAGCCATGGGTCTTCTGCCAGAACCGATTGCAGCTGTGAGACACAGCCGGCTGTATGATCACGGATCGCGTCGTAGGAGAACCGCAGCACGGTATAGCCGAGGGTCACCAGGTCGTTCTGTCTGATGCGATCGTGCACGAACGCTTGACGGCTGCTGTGAAACGCGAAGCCATCGAGCTCGACCACGACCTGTTTGTGTAACCCGGTGATTAGGAAGTCCAGCGAGTAGCCTCGGTCTGCGACCGCTACGGGATACTGTCCGACCACGTGCGGAAGGATTCCCTCAGCAACTGCCGGAGCCAGGACCCAACGGACGAACGCTTCCTCAAGGAAGGACGCTCCGGAGATCGCGTGGATAAGCCGCGTACCGCTCACCGGCGTTCTCCATCGAGCGCAGCAACCTTCGCCTCCAAGTCATCACGGAGAAAGGCCTCGCCACCGAAGCGTTGAGCCCTGCGGCTCAACGCATGGGCTTCACGCACTGCGCCCTCCTGCTCTAGGAGAGTCAACAGGATGGCCAACGAGCTGATCCGCAGAAAGCCCTGGGACGGACGGGCGATGTCCACCAACGCAATCTGGGGGACGGCCTCGATGAGAGCCAGATCCGTATAGCCGAAGATCTCGACATGCTGCAAGCCGACCGGATAGGACGCCCGCGCCGCCCACAACCTTGTGACCGCACCCTGCAGAAGAAAGTGGTAGTCGGAAGGCTGCCCGGGCACCTCAAGGCCCTCCCACACCCAATGCACTAGAGCACCGGGATCCATCGAACCCATGTCCACAGAAGAACGTTGCTGCGCAGGTGACGCCGAGGTCATCCCGCCAGAGATCGGCCAGTGCAAGGAACCGTACTCCGTGCTCGGCTTCAAATTCGCCTCAGGGAGGCGAGATCGCTCAATGCCCGGACTGCCATGGAACCGAATCCCCGGGATGTCGGCCATCCGGCCGAACCAGACATCCACCCGCAACCCCCAATGGTCGCTTCGACCTACGATTTCCTACTCCACCAACCGTCTCAGTTTCGTGCCCTCGGTCGTCCATGAGGAACTCTAGCTTGGCTCGGACGTGCAGAGCTGGGTAGTCGGGCCCGCAGGCGCACGCCTGGTGACCCGCCAGAAGTCGCTGCGGTCGTCCAGGCGCCCGACGGCTCGACCTGGAAGGCCGACTGGACCGCGCAGTCCGCCTCGCCGAAGGCGCCGCCCGAGACGATCGTCTGGCCTTCCCTACGTACAAGCGACGACCGCAGCGCGCCATCAACTGTCTCTGGGCGATCGGACAGAGCCTGGATGTGTGCCTGCGAACTCCGTTGACCGGGGTCGAGAGCGCGCGGCGCCCGAGAAAGACAGTTGTCCACATCTCCTGACGCTAAGGTGCATGCATGACAACCGCGAGGCTTCGCGCTATCAAATTGACGGCGTTCAAGTCGTTTCGGGACGAGGTCCTGCCTGTCGACGACGTGACCGTGTTGACCGGCCGTAACAGCAGCGGCAAGTCCAATGCCCTTGACGGCATCGAAGTCCTGTCCCGGCTCGCCGGTGGAGAGGAACTGGCTGACGCGCTGGATGGCCGACGCAGGGAAGGCGGTCCAGTGCGAGGCGGCTCGGCCGCCTGTGCGCCGCATGGCACAACCTCGTTCAAGCTAGGGTGCACGGTCGCCCTCGGGGTGGACATTTACCGTATGGATGTCCACGTTCAGGTCAAGCCTGAGCTGCGAATCTTGGAAGAGACGCTCACTGGCCCAGCGCCGGCGCTTGAGTCTGGCGTGGTCGAGGAACGAGTCTTGCTCGCGACGCGCCCTGCAGAGACCGACGATGCTGTCTTGCATGGCGAGATCTTCAATGGAAAACGTGGCTCGAATCCAGTTCTTCTGTTCCGTGACAACCGTCTACTGACATCTCAGATACCGCTGAGAGTAATCGCTGAGAACCGTACGGACCGAGCTGTTATCAGAGGGGCTGAGGCCGTCATGGCCGCTCTGCGTGGGGTCTTCCATCTCGACCCCATCCCACACCTAATGCGCGGGTTCATTCCGGAGCGCGACAGTGACCTCAGACGTACCGGCGAGAACATATCGGCTGCCTTGCAGAAACTTCGCAGGTCGGACGGAACTACATTCGAACGGATAACTCAGCTCGTCCGTGAGGTCGCCGACGAAAGGATTCGCGATCTGACGACTGTGAAGTCTGACCTAGGGGACGTAATGCTTGCGTTGCGTGAAGGTCAGCAAAAATCGGATATCAGTCCGGCGCGGGAGATGAGTGACGGGCTGCTGCGCTTCATTGCTATCGCGACGGCTTTGCTCACCTCCAATCGCGGGTTGGACATCGATGCGGCTGGGCTATCCTCACATCGGCGGCGCATAGATCCTGGCGTCCTGCTGGTGATCGAGGAGCTGGAGAACGGCCTCCACCCGTCTCAGGCGAGTCGGGTCCTTGGTTTGATTCAAGAAGCCAGTCGTGAACTCGAGACTAAGGTCATGGTGACCACTCATAGCCCGGCCCTTTTGAATGCGATGACTGGGCGACTAAACCGCAGCGTGATTGTTTGCTATCGCGATCGAGAAGATGGTAAGAGTCATCTAACTAGACTCCCTGATCTTCCCGGTTATGCGCAGGCGATGGCGCTTGGTGATCTGGGTGATGTCATAGCTCGTGGCCATTTGGTGGCACCCGAAGAGGCTAGTAGCGATTATTCTGAGTTCAATCGACTGTTGGGTATCGACTGACTGTGGCGACTGTCTATTTCATCGATACCTCCGTCTTTTGTAACATCCTACCCATTCCCGGCAGGGCCCAGGATCGTGACGAGGTGCTCGCCAAGCTTATAGAACTTCAGGAGGCGGCAAAGCTGATTCTCCCTGTTACGGCGGTAATTGAAACCGGGAATTTCATTGCACAGTTACCGAATGGTCGCGAGCGGCGGCAAACTGCCGAGAAATTTGTCGCTGTACTCAGGTTGATCATCCAGGGGCGGGCGCCGTGGGTTCTTCACGAATTTTCCTGGGGCCCGTCGATTCTGGAGAACCTTGTCGATGGGGCAGGGACTGGCCTCGATCTGGTTGAACAAGCCGTCATCAAAGTGGGTGCCGGCGACCTGACGATCTTGGCCGAGCGGAACGCTTACGCACGACGCACCGAGACTGCCACAGTCCTTGTTTGGTCGCTCGACTCAGGACTGAACGCGTTCGCATAGGCGAGCGTCCTCCTGTTGCTCGCCTTCGTTGACGCGAGCCGGATGGGTGGCCTGATCTGCGCGGGAGGTAGTGCAGGGCAAGCTCCGCACTATCTCCCACGCAGATCAGCGGCTTGTCGGCAGGCCCTTGACGTACGGCGGCCCATCTACTCGCCCCAGGTGTGGCCGTCCGCGACCTGACAGATTGGACCGCTGACGTTCGGAATTGGAACCCGGCGGTCACGCTTCGGCGACGTGATCCAGACGCCGTTGCTGGACTAGCTTGACTGGCGATGTTCGAAGCTACGACCTGGAACGTGTTGGGGCGGGCAGGCCCCTTTGACGTGGTAGAGCGCCGGGCTGGACTGCTGGCCGGAGCTAAGATTCGCTCCTGAGGTCGGGCCTCTAGCACGCTCGGAGCGTTGCTTTTGGCAACGTCTTGCTCCGTCACAGCTCCGTGAGGCGATGACAAACGACGATCACGGCCGAGCAACGTTGTGAGACAAACATGCAGGTCAGGCCTGGGTTGGGTGCCTTTGGTGCGAACCCTCCGCGAGGCTGGAACAGATCTACACCATCTTCGGGAACGGGTGTTGCGGATTGCGTCGCAGTTCGCGATTGCGGCGCTGTCCGGAGAGGTGCTCCGACGATGGCTCGCGGTCGTTGTAGAAAAGTTGTTGTTGGCATCCGTTGAGTCGCTGTGGTCTGGGACAGACGTCCTGGGCCGTGGGATCCAGGACTGAACGGAGTGGTCAGGTGGACGAGATGGGTTCGAACGGCGGCGACGCGCGGCGGCGTTTGGTCGAGTTGGTGACTCGGGCTGAGGCGATTGTTGAGGGGATCGAGGCTGCGGCGCCGGATGGGCGGTGGGCGATGACGGCGTTCAGCCGGTATCGGTTGTGTGAGTTGCTGGAGGTCATGCCGTACGTCGGGTACGGCGGTGATCTCGATGCGGATCCGGTGGTGCTGCTGGATGAGTCGGCGGGATTGGTGGATCAGATTGAGGTGTCGGTCGAGGACCTGAGTTGGCGGCTGGCGCTGGGGGATGCGTTGCGGACGGCGGCGGCGGACATTCGGGCGGTTCGTGATGCGCGCGACGTATGAGGATCTGCTCCGTACGGCGAGACGGATCGCGGTGAGTGCGCAGCGGGGGATTTATCCGGACGAGTCTGAGGTGATGGGTGACTGGCAGGCGGTGCTGTCTGCGACGAAGCATCATCTGCACTGGCTGCGTGGACAGCTTCGGACCAAGCCGAGAGGAGAGCCCGCTCCAGCGGAACGTTCGGACAATGCGCTCGGCCGTCTTGCTCAGGCGATCGGTGCCGGTGCCGACGTGCTGGCCGTGCAGGACGCTGCGGCAGCCGCAGCTCTGGAGGTCTCTGACGATCTGATTGCGGCGAGGGCCGAAGTTGCGGCTATCGCCCTGATGGCTGCGAGGGTTGTTGTCCGCAACCCCAGGCCGCGGATTCCGGGGCGCTCGCATCTGCGTCGGGTGATGCAGGAGCTGGCGCAGATTGCCGAGGCCGACGTACGACGCTGTGGGCTCGGCGGTCTGGCGGACCTAGCGGCAGGAGGGCCGGCTGCGCTGGATGATGGTCTGTCTATGGTTCCGGTTGCGGCTGCTCGTTGGGAGAGGGCGCATGCCTCGGTGCGTCCAGAGACCGTGCTGACACGGGATCTCCGGTCGACGACGGCGCAGCTCCGTACCGTTGGTGGCTCTCTGTGGCACGTTGCGAGTCAGCTGCTGTCGTCACCATCTGCTGGCCTTGATCCCGATCAGCGGTGTGGCCTGGGAGAGCTCAGGAGTGTGTTGCGTGACTTTGAGTCCAGTGCCGGCGGCGTCGAACGGGCGTGGCGTCGACGCCTCTCGGATCTGAGTGGGCTGAGTGAGTCGCCGGGCGAGGCGGCGTATCTCGATCTGATGCGAGCGGTCGATGGGGTTCTTCGAGATGATCGTGGGCTTCGCGCTCCGCATGGTCTGGTTCCGGATCGGCGAGCCGCCGTGCGATTGATCGATGCCGTCGATGAGGTGTTGTGGTCCGCCGAGCAGGTCTGCAGGCATCAACTGGATACCGTGCGCTGGCTCATTGGCGCGGGTCGCCTGTTCGTACCGCGGCACGAGGCGGTGCATGCGGATATCTACTACCTGCGCCGCCCGACTGGTGGTTCGCGTCCGCTGCAGGCGAAGTGGGTGCTTACTCACAACGCGGGCTGTTTCGATGAGCTGGCTGCGGACCTGGATGAGTCAGCGGATCGTCTGAAGGCTGCATCGAGGGTGGCGCGTGGTCTTGCTGGGACGTCGGCGTTGTCTCGTCGTACCGCGGAGACGGTAGCGCGAATTCCTCAGCGGTGCGTCGGTGACAGCTACCGGATTGAGGATCCAGGACAGGAGTTTGCCGACCTGGTCCGTTGAGCTGCACAACCGATCCACCAGGAGGTTGCTGTGGGCAAGGGACGGGTACAGGCGGAGGATCTCCATCGCGCACTCGATGCGGAGATCAGCAAGCTGCAGACCGGATCTGACTGGTCAAGGTTGCTGGATGTGGCGGCGCTGTTCCCGACGTACGGCTTCGGGAACAGCGCCCTGATCAATCTTCAGATGCCGCAGGCCAGTTTGGTTGCGCCTGCGGACATGTGGGCGAAGCGCGGTCGGCGCGTGCGTACGGGGGAGGCGATCAGAATCCTGCAACCGCTGCGCTCGCAGACTATCGCCGATGCCCTCGGGGATGCCGGCCGGAGGTACGGCGCTGATGGCCTGGTTGAGCGGCAGGTGATCGGGTTCCGCGTGAGCTCCGTGTACGACGTCACGGCGACTGATGGCGCGCCGATCTATCTGCCGCCCACGCCGTCGCCCGCCGACGCCACGGTGGCAAGGGCGCTGTGGGACGGGCTGGCGAGAGAGGCGGCGTCGGATGGCTTCGCGCTCGATGTGCGGCCGACCGGCGATGGGTCGGAAGGTTTCACCGATCATTTGGCCAAGCGGATCGTGGTCGCGGATCATCTCGACGACTTCC
This genomic interval carries:
- a CDS encoding ImmA/IrrE family metallo-endopeptidase, whose amino-acid sequence is MGKGRVQAEDLHRALDAEISKLQTGSDWSRLLDVAALFPTYGFGNSALINLQMPQASLVAPADMWAKRGRRVRTGEAIRILQPLRSQTIADALGDAGRRYGADGLVERQVIGFRVSSVYDVTATDGAPIYLPPTPSPADATVARALWDGLAREAASDGFALDVRPTGDGSEGFTDHLAKRIVVADHLDDFRAVSRLMHEVAHARMHSPEGLVEVGGVMCRGVREVEAESVAYVVLGHHGVSIKAESFDHIAQWAKAVDPDEPANVIKASGARVINTARQLIESTDKHLKVERTPRGPVLARPLDSAFLARDVDGPTR
- a CDS encoding AAA family ATPase, with translation MTTARLRAIKLTAFKSFRDEVLPVDDVTVLTGRNSSGKSNALDGIEVLSRLAGGEELADALDGRRREGGPVRGGSAACAPHGTTSFKLGCTVALGVDIYRMDVHVQVKPELRILEETLTGPAPALESGVVEERVLLATRPAETDDAVLHGEIFNGKRGSNPVLLFRDNRLLTSQIPLRVIAENRTDRAVIRGAEAVMAALRGVFHLDPIPHLMRGFIPERDSDLRRTGENISAALQKLRRSDGTTFERITQLVREVADERIRDLTTVKSDLGDVMLALREGQQKSDISPAREMSDGLLRFIAIATALLTSNRGLDIDAAGLSSHRRRIDPGVLLVIEELENGLHPSQASRVLGLIQEASRELETKVMVTTHSPALLNAMTGRLNRSVIVCYRDREDGKSHLTRLPDLPGYAQAMALGDLGDVIARGHLVAPEEASSDYSEFNRLLGID
- a CDS encoding DEAD/DEAH box helicase family protein, which translates into the protein MSGTRLIHAISGASFLEEAFVRWVLAPAVAEGILPHVVGQYPVAVADRGYSLDFLITGLHKQVVVELDGFAFHSSRQAFVHDRIRQNDLVTLGYTVLRFSYDAIRDHTAGCVSQLQSVLAEDPWLAAHLIADPIVPVPNDMYANPLLLATPPPPQAPSNASYFDEVRQRFDMTPLRGCQREALTALADYYRRGRVNAACVMSVGAGKTVLGVAAALAFSRRRALIVTPGRVVRGTFATALDESSAANVIYTLRDGPLIPGCRPPKTTVLDREDGPIRDVSRDTLLSSDIIVTNFHSLNSTRDGQGLLGALRPEDIDFIVVDEAHIAAATSYQKLFDHFPNARRLLMSACFSRADGTSITADVVYRYRLIDSIADGHAKHLRAHRFSPEVEQTEYEITWPDGTREEIIGKQALLEIMDDERKLARITATSEQPIHQIMQVVRECLDSQTTALFPVRPRVLFAALGQNHAQQISRIANAHGIISKTLHHSMSDTEIAATRNRFESESGTLQAVVQLKMLGHGYDLPAITVVIPMRPYGSFGEFYQFIGRGIRMIHDPELAAREQAQHLDVIYHGELGLDAHLESLRLENDMDPHPDTDDAFGDAPVPDRASDNDGSTSPVVEVASAVVLEEQGSTHQQFLHTPDQVEARREERELNALAQGYAAYVASTTTPQPFEAFVAVIRRMHG